A window of Fodinibius salinus contains these coding sequences:
- a CDS encoding T9SS type A sorting domain-containing protein yields the protein MMNNTVVARIFTGMFLLSMPFLLYPLLAKAQQTIPKRSHSLNNGQQLTAKAPDSLTIIAIRIQFQEDNNRLTTGNGTFQDGNLSYLDRPDITLDPLPHNESYFKSHLRFAKNYFETVSGQQMHVEYRVLGPIYQLNNKMERYSPTGQNFTNEKVAQLVRDSWQAVKNNGGFSTDTLDPQKTAFVIFHAGVGRDIELIGTNLDKTPQDIPSLFMNQNTLGDLLNAPAFDGFAINNTSFRITNSMVLPRTLSRKGKNAVGEEFVLQLSINGLFTASIGSYLGLPDLFNTTTGSSGIGRFGLMDGESFFSYRGLFPPEPSAWEKIFLGWQSPFMISKNTGGPIALPAVAFHQNNSIAKYSLSRSEYFLIENRHRAPAGNNLTLTFQQPDGTETTKNFSNTDQIFTNQSDGFTDLFPKGVLTDVSNFDWSLPGGIDVGTDGKAGTSDDRILNGGILIWHIDEAVIERSLTDQTVNANPQRRGVDLEEADGAQDIGRPASDDFSQQARGTAFDFWWSDNDASVITLSGDTLSFYENRFGPNTRPSNESNSGARNFFELFNFSANQSTATFRVRPTSGDNISTIPLAEDEIPDQAFTSANEDYYKSYPLQLSLYKAQSDSFLIIPGRQSAYAINLGNNSNSLFDFQSGNIQQPFQGSQLVLGQPPIGNQIMLSSWNWDGSSWNTNWTNSANANDAFISANNAQTLSLDFTDQQINANNGSFSSPLAQPKQRSEIIDGQFSSIQNGKLQISSGNGSFAMTSATNRRYTGVVKLSAKKIRFYLLTDEQLLVFNPNDIINPNEIIEGTPLEWPAMTDLDEDGKIDFLFVNKSTQKLEARNINGAMLAHFPLSPPKGSSFIGTPLIANTSSSNSPHIYITAQDSVGINIYGYSKNGKELDGFPLYVGAVNNQQNQPVHPILKTNILYAVSHEGSIKAWKINNITKVLWGNRYGNAPFNKVSGINNTSPSSNHGDQKSILVKEETYNWPNPAKDFTNIRFKTSGSGHVDLKVITAGGTVVLEKQFNASGGTAEEHRISTKDWSSGLYLAMVTAKINGEQARKMIKMVVVH from the coding sequence ATGATGAATAACACCGTTGTTGCCCGCATATTTACAGGCATGTTCTTATTGAGCATGCCTTTTTTGTTATACCCGCTACTTGCTAAAGCGCAACAAACGATTCCAAAACGAAGTCATTCCTTAAACAATGGCCAGCAATTAACTGCCAAAGCCCCCGATTCACTGACAATTATTGCTATACGGATACAGTTCCAAGAAGATAATAACCGTTTAACAACAGGTAACGGTACATTCCAGGACGGGAACCTTTCATATCTTGATAGGCCTGATATAACACTGGATCCTCTGCCCCACAACGAATCCTACTTTAAGTCCCATCTCCGCTTTGCAAAAAATTATTTCGAGACTGTGTCAGGACAGCAAATGCACGTTGAATACCGTGTTTTGGGTCCTATCTATCAGCTCAATAATAAAATGGAAAGATATTCTCCGACCGGCCAAAACTTTACTAATGAAAAAGTAGCACAATTGGTCAGGGATTCCTGGCAAGCCGTAAAAAATAACGGTGGATTCTCAACCGACACCCTGGATCCCCAAAAAACCGCCTTTGTTATTTTTCATGCCGGCGTCGGACGAGATATCGAGCTTATCGGCACTAACTTAGATAAAACTCCGCAGGATATTCCTTCGCTGTTCATGAACCAGAATACACTGGGAGATTTGTTAAATGCCCCCGCCTTTGATGGATTTGCCATCAACAACACCTCATTCCGGATAACCAATTCAATGGTACTACCCCGTACCCTTTCCCGCAAAGGAAAAAATGCAGTGGGCGAAGAATTTGTGCTACAACTTTCTATCAATGGACTGTTCACAGCCTCAATCGGCAGTTACTTGGGCTTACCAGACCTTTTTAATACCACTACGGGAAGTTCCGGCATCGGGCGATTTGGACTGATGGACGGTGAAAGTTTTTTCTCCTATCGGGGCTTGTTCCCGCCCGAACCCTCAGCATGGGAAAAGATTTTTTTGGGATGGCAGTCTCCCTTCATGATTTCAAAAAATACCGGCGGCCCCATCGCACTACCGGCAGTTGCCTTTCATCAAAATAACAGCATTGCTAAATACTCCCTATCCCGCAGCGAATACTTTTTGATTGAAAACCGTCATCGCGCTCCTGCCGGCAACAATCTTACTCTTACCTTTCAACAACCGGATGGCACTGAAACAACTAAAAATTTTAGTAATACCGATCAGATATTTACGAATCAATCAGACGGATTTACAGATCTTTTCCCAAAAGGTGTGCTTACTGATGTCAGTAATTTTGACTGGAGTTTGCCCGGTGGTATTGATGTTGGGACAGACGGGAAGGCAGGCACATCCGATGACCGCATACTCAACGGTGGCATACTTATATGGCATATCGATGAGGCTGTTATTGAACGATCGCTGACAGACCAAACCGTAAATGCCAATCCACAACGGCGGGGGGTAGATCTGGAGGAAGCTGATGGTGCCCAAGATATCGGCCGCCCAGCAAGTGATGATTTTAGTCAACAAGCACGGGGTACCGCTTTTGATTTCTGGTGGTCTGACAATGACGCTTCCGTTATTACACTGTCGGGAGATACGTTAAGCTTCTATGAAAATAGATTTGGCCCTAATACCCGTCCTTCAAATGAAAGTAATTCGGGAGCCCGCAACTTTTTTGAGCTTTTTAATTTTTCGGCCAATCAATCCACGGCTACTTTTCGTGTTCGTCCGACATCCGGCGATAATATTTCGACCATACCGCTGGCTGAAGATGAAATTCCTGATCAGGCATTTACCAGTGCCAACGAAGATTATTATAAATCTTATCCGCTCCAGCTATCACTGTATAAAGCACAGTCAGATTCATTTTTGATTATTCCCGGCCGGCAGTCAGCCTATGCCATCAACTTAGGTAACAATTCGAATTCACTCTTTGATTTTCAATCAGGGAACATTCAACAACCTTTCCAAGGCAGCCAACTTGTACTGGGCCAGCCCCCAATCGGCAACCAAATTATGCTTAGCTCGTGGAATTGGGACGGAAGCAGCTGGAATACCAACTGGACTAATTCTGCAAACGCAAACGATGCTTTTATCAGTGCTAACAATGCCCAAACCCTGTCGCTGGATTTTACTGACCAGCAAATTAATGCCAATAACGGCTCCTTTTCTTCACCACTGGCCCAACCTAAACAACGCTCAGAAATTATTGACGGTCAGTTTTCTAGCATCCAAAATGGTAAGCTCCAAATTTCTTCGGGGAATGGCTCTTTCGCCATGACGTCAGCAACGAACAGACGTTATACGGGCGTTGTTAAGCTTTCAGCTAAAAAAATTCGATTCTATTTACTTACTGATGAACAGCTACTGGTTTTTAATCCCAATGATATTATAAATCCCAACGAAATTATTGAAGGGACTCCCCTGGAATGGCCAGCCATGACAGATCTTGATGAAGATGGAAAGATTGATTTTCTATTTGTCAATAAATCTACGCAAAAGTTAGAAGCCCGTAACATCAACGGTGCCATGCTTGCCCACTTTCCGCTCTCCCCTCCCAAAGGCAGCTCATTCATTGGCACCCCACTAATTGCCAATACTAGCAGCTCTAATTCTCCACACATTTACATAACTGCCCAAGACAGTGTAGGGATAAATATTTATGGTTACAGCAAAAATGGGAAGGAACTAGATGGATTTCCGCTTTATGTTGGAGCCGTAAATAACCAACAAAACCAGCCGGTACACCCAATATTAAAAACGAATATACTTTATGCTGTCAGTCACGAGGGATCAATAAAAGCCTGGAAGATCAATAATATTACAAAAGTGCTCTGGGGAAATCGATATGGGAATGCACCTTTCAATAAAGTATCCGGTATTAATAATACAAGTCCTTCTTCAAATCATGGTGACCAAAAATCAATATTAGTTAAAGAAGAAACCTATAACTGGCCCAATCCCGCTAAAGACTTTACCAATATACGGTTTAAAACTTCCGGATCCGGACATGTAGATTTAAAAGTGATTACGGCAGGTGGTACTGTCGTGCTAGAAAAGCAATTTAATGCCTCGGGCGGGACTGCTGAAGAACATCGTATTTCAACCAAAGACTGGAGCAGTGGTCTGTATTTAGCGATGGTAACAGCAAAAATTAATGGAGAACAAGCTCGAAAGATGATCAAAATGGTTGTCGTCCACTAA
- the porV gene encoding type IX secretion system outer membrane channel protein PorV: protein MVKKVFATFILLLFSISGAYAQVGITSVPFLQIEPDSRAAGMGNTGVAIADNASAVFWNPAGLGFQRGNQISITHSEWLPQFNADLFYDYLVGKYHLENIGTIGGHITFLNLGEQVRTNETGNTINKFNSYELAVGLSYGFQINQNWSLGTGARFIYSSLAEGKSGGQKINPGSSVGIDIAGMYQSDTFNFLSRDASMKAGLNISNIGPKMKYTDNGQKDPLPTMMRLGWSFTTNLDEEGINTLTIANDISKIMARADTTGSSDGFLTPLFTSWDSYQRKTGNGPETLSLAEQLMIASGIEYWYNDLFALRSGFYYEDPNNGDRQFMTLGAGLRYKFFGIDFSYIYTIGDKNHPLANTTRFGLLLNF, encoded by the coding sequence ATGGTTAAAAAAGTTTTTGCCACATTCATCTTACTGCTTTTTTCTATAAGTGGTGCTTATGCACAAGTTGGTATCACTTCTGTTCCTTTTCTACAAATAGAACCTGATTCTCGTGCTGCCGGTATGGGAAATACTGGTGTTGCTATTGCTGATAATGCTTCAGCTGTATTTTGGAACCCTGCAGGATTGGGGTTTCAGCGAGGCAATCAGATAAGTATTACCCATAGCGAATGGCTTCCTCAATTCAATGCTGACCTGTTTTACGATTATCTCGTCGGTAAATATCATCTGGAAAATATCGGTACCATCGGAGGTCATATTACCTTCCTCAACCTTGGCGAACAGGTTCGGACTAATGAAACTGGTAACACTATAAATAAATTTAATAGCTATGAATTAGCAGTAGGATTATCCTACGGTTTCCAAATTAATCAAAATTGGTCTTTGGGAACGGGAGCTCGATTTATTTATAGCAGTTTAGCAGAAGGGAAATCAGGAGGACAAAAAATTAATCCTGGTTCAAGTGTGGGAATCGACATCGCAGGTATGTATCAATCTGATACCTTTAATTTTTTGAGTCGTGATGCATCAATGAAGGCGGGCTTAAACATTTCTAACATTGGTCCCAAAATGAAATACACCGACAATGGACAAAAAGACCCTCTCCCAACAATGATGCGGCTGGGATGGTCTTTTACTACTAATTTAGATGAAGAAGGCATAAATACGTTGACCATTGCCAATGACATTTCCAAAATAATGGCACGTGCGGATACTACCGGCAGTTCGGACGGATTTTTGACTCCCTTATTTACATCTTGGGACAGCTATCAGCGTAAAACAGGTAATGGGCCAGAAACACTTTCTCTAGCTGAACAACTGATGATTGCCAGCGGCATTGAATACTGGTATAATGATCTTTTTGCACTACGAAGTGGGTTTTATTACGAAGATCCAAATAACGGAGATCGCCAGTTTATGACTTTAGGTGCAGGATTGCGATATAAATTCTTTGGTATTGATTTTAGCTATATTTACACGATCGGCGACAAAAATCACCCACTGGCCAATACAACACGATTTGGCTTGCTGCTGAACTTCTAA
- a CDS encoding acetyl-CoA C-acyltransferase has translation MQNVVIVEAKRTPVGSFGGSLSSYSAPELGAATITELVKTTGISADDIQEVVFGNVLTAGIGQAPARQAALKAGLSDLTPSTTVNKVCASGMKAIMIGANQIKLGEADIIAAGGMESMSNVPYYLQKHRFGSKLGHAEAEDGIIKDGLWDVYNDFHMGNAAEICADECDISREQQDEFAIESYKRAINAHEEGYYDDEIIEMKIKDRKGNVSKVKMDDELKRVNYDKIPKLNPVFDKEGTVTPANASSINDGAAAVLLMSEDKANELGLTPIAQITSQASAAKQPEWFTTAPADAMPKAIKRAGISKDEIDLFEVNEAFSVVTLVNNEILQLDPEKVNIHGGAVSIGHPIGCSGARIIVTLLHALKRTGGSHGCAGICNGGGGASAMVLEMVS, from the coding sequence ATGCAGAACGTAGTTATTGTAGAAGCAAAACGTACACCGGTAGGTTCTTTTGGCGGTAGCTTATCATCATACTCAGCACCTGAACTAGGCGCTGCCACAATCACAGAACTTGTTAAAACGACAGGCATCAGTGCCGATGATATCCAGGAAGTGGTATTTGGAAATGTTCTCACTGCCGGTATTGGTCAGGCACCAGCCCGGCAAGCAGCACTTAAGGCTGGACTCTCGGACCTTACGCCCTCAACGACAGTCAACAAAGTGTGTGCATCTGGGATGAAAGCCATTATGATCGGTGCGAACCAAATTAAGCTTGGCGAAGCAGATATTATTGCTGCTGGCGGAATGGAAAGTATGAGCAACGTACCTTACTACCTGCAAAAACATCGTTTTGGATCCAAATTGGGTCATGCTGAAGCCGAAGATGGCATTATTAAAGACGGACTGTGGGATGTATATAATGATTTCCACATGGGAAATGCCGCTGAAATTTGCGCTGATGAATGCGATATAAGCCGCGAACAGCAGGATGAATTTGCAATAGAATCCTACAAACGCGCCATCAATGCACATGAAGAGGGTTATTATGATGATGAAATTATTGAAATGAAAATAAAAGACCGCAAGGGTAACGTTTCTAAAGTAAAAATGGACGATGAGCTCAAGCGTGTTAATTATGATAAAATTCCCAAACTGAATCCCGTTTTTGACAAAGAAGGGACTGTAACCCCCGCAAATGCCAGCAGCATTAATGACGGTGCAGCTGCTGTACTATTGATGAGCGAAGATAAAGCAAATGAACTTGGCCTTACGCCCATCGCTCAAATAACCAGTCAGGCAAGTGCTGCCAAACAACCCGAATGGTTTACGACTGCCCCAGCTGATGCAATGCCTAAAGCAATAAAACGAGCTGGTATATCTAAGGATGAGATTGATCTTTTTGAGGTAAACGAAGCTTTTTCTGTAGTCACGCTAGTAAATAATGAAATCCTTCAACTGGATCCCGAAAAAGTAAATATTCACGGAGGTGCTGTAAGTATTGGCCATCCCATTGGTTGTTCGGGGGCCCGTATTATCGTTACCCTGCTACATGCTCTAAAGCGTACTGGCGGAAGTCACGGCTGTGCTGGCATTTGTAATGGCGGTGGCGGAGCATCAGCAATGGTTTTGGAAATGGTAAGTTAA
- a CDS encoding cystathionine gamma-synthase produces the protein MKFNTKTIHAGQKMEETSGAVMPPIFQTSTYAQEAPGVHKGYDYARVSNPTRTALEKLIAGLENADECACFASGCAAMDAVLKMFRPGDHVIASNDLYGGSYRLFTKVFEPFGIEFSFVDMTDLANVKEAATENTSLLWIETPTNPLLRVVDIKALTDFADNQNMLSVVDNTFASPYLQRPLDLGADAVLHSTTKYLGGHSDIIGGAVATSDEEIMEQLRFQIKTTGAVPGPMDCYLTLRGIKTLSVRMQQATDNAKQIAEFLDNHPKVGRVSYPGLESHGQHEIAKKQMDDFGAMVSFSLKDDAQERAKEFMSQTEVFTLAESLGGVESLVNHPASMTHGSIPKKVREAAGLKDSLIRLSVGIEGADDLIQDLDQAF, from the coding sequence ATGAAATTTAATACTAAGACTATCCACGCAGGACAAAAAATGGAAGAAACTTCGGGTGCAGTAATGCCTCCGATTTTTCAGACATCTACTTATGCACAAGAAGCACCGGGTGTACACAAGGGATATGACTATGCCCGAGTGAGTAATCCTACACGAACAGCACTGGAAAAATTAATTGCCGGACTAGAAAACGCCGATGAGTGTGCCTGTTTTGCAAGTGGATGTGCTGCTATGGATGCAGTATTAAAAATGTTTCGTCCTGGTGACCACGTCATTGCATCTAATGATTTATATGGCGGCAGCTATCGTTTGTTTACCAAAGTATTTGAGCCATTCGGTATCGAATTTTCTTTTGTAGATATGACCGATCTGGCTAACGTTAAAGAGGCTGCTACTGAAAACACTTCCCTTCTGTGGATAGAAACTCCCACAAATCCACTTTTGCGCGTCGTTGATATTAAAGCATTAACGGATTTTGCTGATAATCAGAATATGTTATCAGTCGTTGACAATACCTTTGCGTCTCCCTATTTGCAACGTCCATTAGACCTTGGAGCCGATGCTGTACTGCACTCTACTACAAAATATTTGGGAGGTCATTCTGATATTATTGGTGGAGCTGTTGCAACCTCTGATGAAGAGATTATGGAACAATTGCGATTTCAAATAAAGACAACCGGTGCTGTACCCGGACCGATGGACTGCTATTTAACGTTACGAGGTATAAAGACATTATCTGTACGCATGCAACAAGCTACTGATAACGCCAAACAGATAGCAGAATTTTTGGATAACCACCCAAAAGTGGGACGAGTTAGTTATCCAGGACTTGAAAGTCACGGGCAACACGAAATTGCCAAAAAACAGATGGATGATTTTGGAGCTATGGTTTCATTTTCTCTAAAAGATGACGCTCAGGAACGAGCTAAAGAATTTATGAGTCAGACAGAGGTTTTCACTCTTGCTGAAAGTTTGGGAGGCGTAGAATCCTTGGTAAATCATCCCGCTTCCATGACACATGGTTCTATCCCCAAAAAAGTACGCGAAGCAGCAGGACTAAAAGATTCACTCATTCGCCTGTCCGTTGGTATTGAAGGTGCTGATGATCTTATCCAGGATTTAGATCAGGCATTTTAA
- a CDS encoding tetratricopeptide repeat protein codes for MDKQLSKSDSTASMLYQKGELLIKLAEKKEVGSRLSTYQQAHTTLMLSAQKYEQAYTNTDQNKASELLNVSWSNEHNKGVQITQDDSVLASDYYKRAGDHFHNATVIIPDSATSYKLGAQAYYHSQQPEKAIALLEEAQKQIDRPPIPVLEQLGYLYLQNDQPQKAVRIYQQAVSISDQNTNLIHGLSNAYIANKQHQQAIQLLESLVEQKSNNIIYKQSLATELYHIGSQQMDNLKKKQSKLTENNFNSVDSLFQRAHTLFNKLLEDNPQNINIKQQAAQFYLNSASVYQQVQSIATGDLASTVQKRMKEFLTESLPLYKALTEKHPKNKTFWRNLYQTYSYLGMKEEAQNIKSNF; via the coding sequence TTGGATAAGCAATTGTCCAAATCTGACAGTACTGCTTCTATGTTGTATCAAAAAGGGGAGTTGTTAATCAAATTGGCAGAAAAAAAGGAAGTAGGCAGTCGCCTTTCAACATATCAACAAGCCCATACTACGCTTATGCTGTCAGCACAAAAGTATGAGCAAGCATATACAAATACTGATCAGAACAAGGCTTCGGAACTATTGAATGTTTCTTGGAGTAACGAACACAATAAAGGAGTACAAATTACCCAGGATGATTCTGTATTAGCTTCTGATTATTATAAACGGGCCGGTGATCACTTCCACAATGCTACGGTAATTATTCCCGACAGTGCTACCTCATACAAGCTGGGGGCACAGGCATATTATCACAGCCAACAACCGGAAAAAGCTATTGCATTGCTTGAGGAAGCGCAAAAGCAAATAGATCGACCACCTATACCGGTATTAGAACAATTGGGATATCTTTATCTGCAAAATGATCAGCCTCAAAAAGCTGTGCGAATCTACCAACAGGCAGTTTCTATATCTGACCAAAATACCAACCTTATTCACGGACTTTCAAATGCATATATAGCGAACAAACAGCACCAGCAAGCTATTCAATTATTAGAAAGTCTGGTGGAACAGAAGTCTAATAATATTATTTATAAGCAAAGTTTGGCCACAGAACTATATCATATTGGCTCACAACAAATGGACAACCTGAAAAAGAAACAAAGCAAACTCACTGAAAATAATTTTAACTCAGTAGATTCTCTGTTTCAACGTGCCCATACACTTTTTAACAAACTTTTAGAAGACAATCCGCAAAACATCAATATTAAACAGCAGGCAGCACAATTCTATCTCAACAGTGCGTCTGTGTACCAACAAGTTCAAAGTATTGCTACGGGTGACCTCGCATCAACTGTCCAAAAACGAATGAAGGAGTTTTTAACAGAATCACTGCCGTTATACAAAGCGCTAACTGAGAAACATCCCAAAAACAAAACGTTCTGGCGAAATCTGTACCAAACATATTCTTATTTAGGAATGAAGGAAGAAGCCCAAAACATAAAGTCTAATTTTTAA
- a CDS encoding tetratricopeptide repeat protein, whose protein sequence is MLRKQLPYLLVTLLIGVMIGCGSSNPLVEKAESNIKSQNPQVALEAANESIEKYPEDPLGYYYKGVALSGLAKQENDPSARRDYYKRMNETFAEGEKIAANSENTPDEINRIPTIKKQIWSSEHNLGIKYFRNDSLKNTVNNPLQYSEGHLENATMVQPDSAMSWDVLAQIAGANKSYKRASSAKSQYLKMIPDSAKKATDYMQLGSYHFNQENNQQVVKVFEEAAQLFPENKDIISNLADAYNRVGKSDKAISTTEKLVQQNPEEPKFHQVLGTQLYKKALTLGDTVSANKEKIKTLKEEGGNKQKISNLEQENKKLSSQITELENRAEKELKTTVEYNPENPGAYNTLGVIYQNKAKAKFDKRNMTEDNAKAKKLDEEGRKFLRQSMKYYEQAAEIDPDNKDYWRSLFSIYTNLGMDKKAKKAMKKAGMN, encoded by the coding sequence AATCAAATATTAAAAGTCAGAATCCCCAAGTAGCATTAGAAGCAGCAAATGAGTCTATTGAAAAATATCCTGAGGACCCTTTGGGATATTATTACAAAGGTGTTGCTCTAAGTGGATTAGCAAAACAAGAAAATGATCCATCTGCTAGACGGGATTACTATAAACGTATGAACGAAACATTTGCCGAAGGCGAAAAAATTGCAGCAAATAGTGAAAATACTCCTGATGAAATCAACCGTATCCCCACTATTAAAAAACAAATTTGGAGTTCAGAACATAATCTCGGTATCAAGTATTTTCGGAATGATAGTTTAAAGAACACTGTAAATAATCCATTACAATATTCAGAGGGACACCTCGAAAATGCCACTATGGTGCAACCAGACAGTGCGATGTCATGGGATGTACTTGCGCAAATAGCAGGTGCAAACAAATCTTACAAAAGGGCCAGCTCTGCAAAGTCTCAATATCTAAAAATGATACCTGACTCTGCGAAAAAAGCTACTGATTATATGCAGTTGGGCAGCTACCATTTTAATCAGGAAAATAACCAACAAGTTGTTAAAGTATTTGAGGAAGCTGCACAACTTTTCCCTGAAAACAAAGACATTATTTCAAATTTAGCTGATGCTTATAACCGGGTTGGAAAGTCTGATAAAGCAATAAGTACTACTGAAAAACTTGTCCAACAAAATCCTGAAGAGCCTAAATTTCACCAAGTTCTCGGCACCCAACTTTATAAAAAGGCGCTTACTCTGGGCGATACTGTTTCTGCCAATAAAGAGAAAATTAAGACGCTCAAAGAAGAAGGTGGAAACAAACAAAAAATTTCTAACTTAGAACAAGAAAATAAAAAACTAAGTTCTCAAATTACTGAGTTAGAAAATCGGGCTGAGAAAGAATTAAAAACGACGGTAGAATATAATCCTGAAAATCCCGGTGCATATAATACACTTGGTGTTATATACCAAAACAAAGCAAAAGCCAAGTTTGATAAGCGTAATATGACGGAGGATAATGCGAAAGCTAAAAAGCTGGATGAAGAAGGACGAAAATTCCTTCGTCAATCCATGAAGTATTATGAACAGGCGGCTGAAATTGATCCCGACAATAAAGATTACTGGCGAAGCCTGTTTAGCATCTATACCAACTTGGGTATGGACAAAAAAGCCAAAAAAGCCATGAAAAAAGCTGGAATGAACTAA